One genomic window of Polyangium aurulentum includes the following:
- a CDS encoding DUF1592 domain-containing protein, translating to MKHAARLPWLLGGAAALGAAFALAACSGRIGDPPGAIGESQEPVCTGVVPGKSPIRRMTRFEYNNTVRDLLGDDTKPASAFVPEEEAMGFDNQATALGVTQILAEQYMVASEKIAVRAADHLSELLPCDPATVGEDECAQSFVETFGRRAYRRPLDEDEIARLMKVYAWGRAQEGFSKGIQLVIQAVLQSPHFLYRVEFGMPDPVEEDVVPLSHHEIASRLSYMLWASMPDEALFKAADEGRLGTRDEIAAQARRMLDDDKAREAIANFHTQWLTLGKIDTINKDASAYPSYYEGLRPLWKEETLAFLDHVVFDGEGDVATMFTAPYTMMNEELATFYGVPGPSSQAFERVDLDPEKHAGLLTQASILAATGKPNQSSPVHRGKFVRERLLCQILPPPPNNAAFNAPDVEPNATTRERFAEHSENPACAGCHVKMDPIGFGFEHYDGIGMWRDKDQGLAIDDSGEMVDTRGIDGPFHGVVELAQKLSRSEEVRQCVATQWFRFGYGRVEGEDDRCSMEQVQKTFEASGFNVKELLVALTQTDAFRYRRAVVAAAP from the coding sequence ATGAAACACGCTGCGCGACTGCCCTGGCTTCTCGGGGGCGCGGCCGCCCTCGGCGCGGCCTTCGCCCTCGCGGCTTGCTCGGGCCGGATCGGCGACCCTCCGGGCGCGATCGGCGAATCCCAGGAGCCCGTGTGCACGGGCGTGGTGCCCGGCAAGTCGCCCATCCGGCGGATGACTCGCTTCGAGTACAACAACACCGTCCGCGATCTGTTGGGCGACGACACCAAGCCCGCCTCGGCCTTCGTCCCCGAAGAGGAGGCGATGGGCTTCGACAACCAGGCCACGGCGCTCGGCGTGACGCAGATCCTCGCCGAGCAGTACATGGTGGCCTCGGAGAAGATCGCCGTCCGCGCCGCCGACCACCTGAGCGAGCTTCTGCCCTGCGATCCCGCCACCGTCGGCGAGGACGAGTGCGCGCAGAGCTTCGTCGAGACCTTCGGCCGCCGCGCCTACCGGCGCCCGCTCGACGAGGACGAGATCGCGCGCCTGATGAAGGTCTACGCGTGGGGCCGCGCGCAGGAGGGGTTCTCGAAGGGCATCCAGCTCGTGATCCAGGCGGTGCTCCAGTCGCCGCACTTCCTCTACCGGGTCGAGTTCGGCATGCCGGATCCGGTCGAGGAGGACGTGGTTCCCCTGTCGCACCACGAGATCGCCTCGCGCCTGTCGTACATGCTCTGGGCGTCGATGCCGGACGAGGCGCTGTTCAAGGCCGCGGACGAGGGCCGGCTCGGCACGCGCGACGAGATCGCGGCGCAGGCGCGGCGCATGCTCGACGACGACAAGGCGCGCGAGGCCATCGCGAACTTCCACACGCAGTGGCTGACGCTCGGCAAGATCGACACGATCAACAAGGACGCGAGCGCCTACCCCAGCTACTACGAGGGCCTGCGGCCGCTCTGGAAAGAGGAGACGCTCGCGTTCCTCGATCACGTCGTCTTCGACGGCGAGGGCGACGTGGCGACGATGTTCACCGCGCCCTACACGATGATGAACGAGGAGCTGGCGACGTTCTACGGCGTCCCCGGCCCGAGCTCGCAGGCGTTCGAGCGCGTCGATCTCGACCCCGAGAAGCACGCGGGGCTGCTCACCCAGGCGAGCATCCTGGCCGCGACGGGCAAGCCGAACCAGAGCTCGCCGGTGCACCGGGGCAAGTTCGTGCGCGAGCGGCTGCTCTGCCAGATCCTGCCCCCGCCGCCGAACAACGCGGCGTTCAACGCGCCCGACGTCGAGCCGAACGCCACCACGCGCGAGCGCTTCGCCGAGCACTCCGAGAACCCGGCCTGCGCGGGGTGCCACGTGAAGATGGACCCCATCGGGTTCGGCTTCGAGCACTACGACGGCATCGGCATGTGGCGCGACAAGGACCAGGGCCTGGCGATCGACGACTCGGGCGAGATGGTCGACACGCGCGGCATCGACGGCCCCTTCCACGGCGTGGTGGAGCTGGCGCAGAAGTTGTCGAGGAGCGAAGAGGTGCGCCAGTGCGTCGCGACGCAGTGGTTCCGCTTCGGCTACGGCAGGGTCGAGGGCGAGGACGATCGCTGCTCGATGGAGCAGGTGCAGAAGACCTTCGAGGCGAGCGGCTTCAACGTGAAGGAGCTGCTCGTCGCGCTCACCCAGACCGACGCGTTCCGGTATCGCCGGGCCGTCGTTGCGGCGGCACCATGA
- a CDS encoding DUF1552 domain-containing protein → MKKKTLSRRALLRGLGGAAIGLPFLGAMADTASAIAFPKRFVVFFTGLGTVKPAWIPKGTETAFEFGPILAPLEPFKKKTLVLEGIDMESAYHGPGDPHQQGIGQALTGTELQEGMLFPYACNPSAMVGWGGGISLDQFLANKIGQTTKFPSLELGVQVQYANVSARISYRGGGQPVPPEDDPYEAFKRIFGDLGSDPEALERLRADRHTVLDAVTEDYASLNARLGASDRHKLDAHLDAIREIEKRLDAPGVIGGACIPPELGAPVEPFENDNYPAIAKAQLDLLAMSLICDLTRVASIQWTTVQTGKVFSWLGQSEPHHSLSHSSDGDTTRQGMLTDIGNWHAQQLAYLCQKLDSVQEGDGTVLDNTVILWCTDIAQGNTHARRDMPYVLVGGAGGALKTGRYVKYKGAYHNDLLIALSHAMGVPVETFGNPEYCNGPLGGLLT, encoded by the coding sequence ATGAAGAAGAAAACCTTGAGCCGGCGCGCGCTGCTCCGGGGCCTCGGCGGCGCGGCCATCGGCCTGCCGTTCCTCGGGGCCATGGCGGACACGGCGAGCGCGATCGCGTTCCCCAAGCGCTTCGTCGTCTTCTTCACCGGGCTCGGCACCGTCAAGCCCGCGTGGATCCCGAAGGGCACCGAGACCGCGTTCGAGTTCGGCCCGATCCTCGCGCCCCTCGAGCCGTTCAAGAAGAAGACCCTCGTGCTCGAGGGCATCGACATGGAGTCGGCCTACCACGGCCCGGGAGACCCGCATCAGCAGGGCATCGGCCAGGCGCTGACGGGCACGGAGCTGCAGGAGGGCATGCTCTTTCCGTACGCGTGCAACCCGTCGGCGATGGTCGGCTGGGGCGGCGGCATCTCGCTCGATCAGTTCCTCGCGAACAAGATCGGGCAGACGACGAAGTTCCCGTCGCTCGAGCTCGGCGTGCAGGTGCAGTACGCGAACGTCTCGGCGCGCATCTCGTACCGGGGCGGCGGGCAGCCGGTTCCGCCGGAGGACGACCCCTACGAGGCGTTCAAGCGCATCTTCGGCGACCTCGGCTCGGACCCCGAGGCCCTCGAGCGGCTCCGCGCCGATCGGCACACGGTGCTCGACGCGGTGACCGAGGACTACGCGAGCCTGAACGCGCGGCTCGGCGCGAGCGACAGGCACAAGCTCGACGCGCACCTCGACGCGATCCGCGAGATCGAGAAGCGCCTCGACGCGCCCGGCGTGATCGGCGGCGCGTGCATCCCGCCCGAGCTCGGCGCCCCCGTCGAGCCGTTCGAGAACGACAACTACCCCGCCATCGCCAAGGCCCAGCTCGACCTGCTCGCGATGTCGCTCATCTGCGATCTGACCCGGGTCGCCAGCATCCAGTGGACCACGGTGCAGACGGGCAAGGTCTTCTCGTGGCTCGGCCAAAGCGAGCCGCACCACTCGCTCTCGCACTCGAGCGACGGCGACACCACGCGCCAGGGGATGCTCACCGACATCGGCAACTGGCACGCCCAGCAGCTCGCCTACCTGTGCCAGAAGCTCGACAGCGTCCAGGAGGGCGACGGGACGGTGCTCGACAACACGGTGATCCTCTGGTGCACCGACATCGCGCAGGGCAACACCCACGCGCGGCGAGACATGCCCTACGTGCTCGTCGGCGGCGCGGGCGGCGCGCTGAAGACGGGGCGCTACGTGAAGTACAAGGGCGCGTATCACAACGACCTCTTGATCGCGCTGTCTCACGCGATGGGCGTGCCGGTCGAGACCTTCGGGAATCCGGAATATTGTAATGGGCCGCTGGGAGGCCTCCTGACCTGA
- a CDS encoding L,D-transpeptidase, with protein MRPRARTAHMTFGERWLPRAAASLALVAALAAGCKRPGAAAGGDGGPGDPDASPPTGAEAAVTQGQNSVPDPPPPSDKPLLGITAFVTTVYAEPRDTSKKLGYLRVGAKVARSAEPAGKSNCPGGWYEIYPKGFVCVGDEATLDLESPILKAAEKRPNLKTALPYRYAFVRAVLPLYLRAPTADEQLKSEFKLKEHLDWYKENEASVNQVVLGAPDVPIDDRGVPIPGKRLGEMGLGKNSQEVGLGVLLGGESDNDPIPFWLEGGKRLIPNISDFKVPEYAVFADRARRHTGLALIGSFHAGEEAFSRRFAITTDLRLAPHTKIKPDMGSPWHGLELTDQFSLPIAFIRSQGAKAYKVSKGKAIAAGDAEFRSVHALAGTMKIVEGVKYFRTKDKYWLSELDVGLAVPPASWPEDAEKGKKWIEISIKSQTLVLWEGKRPIYATLVSTGQAGLDDPKKTTATVRGVFKIRNKHITATMDSNEGSSVGGARATVASSSSPAQSSGDKSGTTKTAAAKGADAKGAKNAKAPAGKGGAKAPAAAKGGKPAASDPHAKVPKKGDGEYGVTKRRGEGTFQLRDVPYIQYFESGYALHAAYWHDVFGTPRSHGCVNLSPVDAHRVFLWTDPPVPEGWHAINAGEEFGEGTTVIVHE; from the coding sequence ATGCGCCCCCGCGCCCGCACCGCCCACATGACGTTCGGGGAGCGATGGCTGCCTCGCGCCGCCGCCTCCCTCGCGCTCGTGGCGGCCCTCGCTGCTGGCTGCAAGCGCCCAGGCGCCGCCGCGGGCGGCGATGGCGGCCCCGGGGACCCGGACGCCTCCCCCCCGACCGGCGCCGAGGCTGCCGTCACGCAGGGCCAGAACTCGGTCCCCGACCCGCCCCCGCCGTCGGACAAGCCGCTGCTCGGCATCACCGCGTTCGTGACCACGGTCTACGCGGAGCCGCGCGACACCTCGAAGAAGCTCGGCTACCTGCGCGTCGGGGCCAAGGTCGCCCGCTCGGCCGAGCCCGCGGGCAAGTCGAACTGCCCGGGCGGCTGGTACGAGATCTACCCGAAGGGCTTCGTCTGCGTGGGCGACGAGGCCACGCTCGATCTCGAGAGCCCCATCCTCAAGGCCGCCGAGAAGCGCCCGAACCTCAAGACCGCGCTGCCCTACCGCTACGCCTTCGTGCGCGCCGTCTTGCCGCTGTACCTGCGCGCGCCCACGGCCGACGAGCAGCTCAAGAGCGAGTTCAAGCTGAAGGAGCACCTCGACTGGTACAAGGAGAACGAGGCGTCGGTGAACCAGGTGGTTCTCGGCGCGCCCGACGTGCCGATCGACGATCGCGGCGTGCCCATCCCCGGCAAGCGCCTCGGCGAGATGGGGCTCGGCAAGAACTCGCAGGAAGTCGGGCTCGGCGTCCTGCTCGGCGGCGAGAGCGACAACGATCCGATTCCCTTCTGGCTCGAGGGCGGCAAGCGGCTGATCCCCAACATCAGCGATTTCAAGGTCCCCGAGTACGCGGTCTTCGCCGACCGCGCGCGGCGTCACACGGGCCTCGCGCTGATCGGCTCGTTCCACGCGGGCGAGGAGGCGTTCAGCCGCCGCTTCGCCATCACGACGGATCTGCGGCTCGCCCCGCACACGAAGATCAAGCCCGACATGGGCTCGCCCTGGCACGGGCTCGAGCTGACGGATCAATTCTCGCTGCCGATTGCGTTCATCCGCTCGCAGGGCGCGAAGGCTTATAAAGTCAGCAAGGGCAAGGCCATTGCCGCGGGCGACGCCGAGTTCCGCAGCGTGCACGCGCTCGCCGGGACGATGAAGATCGTCGAGGGCGTGAAGTATTTCCGGACGAAGGACAAGTACTGGCTGAGCGAGCTCGACGTGGGCCTCGCCGTGCCGCCCGCCTCGTGGCCCGAGGACGCCGAGAAGGGCAAGAAGTGGATCGAGATCTCGATCAAGAGCCAGACCCTGGTCCTCTGGGAGGGCAAGCGCCCCATTTACGCGACGCTCGTCTCCACGGGCCAGGCGGGGCTCGATGATCCCAAGAAGACGACGGCCACCGTGCGCGGCGTCTTCAAGATCCGGAACAAGCACATCACGGCCACGATGGATTCGAACGAGGGCTCGAGCGTGGGCGGCGCGCGCGCGACCGTGGCCTCGAGCTCGAGCCCCGCGCAGAGCAGCGGCGACAAGAGCGGCACGACGAAGACCGCCGCCGCGAAGGGGGCCGACGCGAAGGGCGCGAAGAATGCGAAGGCGCCCGCGGGCAAGGGCGGGGCGAAGGCGCCCGCCGCTGCGAAGGGCGGCAAGCCCGCCGCGAGCGACCCGCACGCGAAGGTGCCGAAGAAGGGCGACGGCGAATACGGCGTGACCAAGCGTCGCGGCGAGGGGACGTTCCAGCTCCGGGACGTGCCGTACATCCAGTATTTCGAGAGCGGCTACGCGCTGCACGCGGCGTACTGGCACGACGTATTCGGCACGCCGCGCAGCCACGGCTGCGTGAACCTCTCGCCGGTGGACGCGCACCGCGTGTTCCTCTGGACCGATCCTCCGGTGCCGGAAGGGTGGCACGCCATCAACGCGGGCGAGGAATTCGGTGAGGGGACGACGGTGATCGTTCATGAGTGA
- a CDS encoding DsbA family oxidoreductase, whose product MSESGASSGAGATSTAPYVFYGDLNCPFCHAQNERILELGAEGKVEWRGVRHMPNLPIPARNSEPEREEMHREVVSLRKREPGLSLSIPPARPNTERATLYVATARRIDRRAAETLKTLLYRALWLHGRDLSNTTTLDELRVVAGLPDLCPGDAERKVVEQWQKEWEEGGFDRRIPVMVSPRGGRLLGLGERGRVEVFLRSGILSAEGGGYCD is encoded by the coding sequence ATGAGTGAATCGGGCGCGAGCTCGGGCGCGGGCGCGACGTCGACCGCGCCATACGTATTTTACGGCGACCTCAACTGCCCGTTCTGCCACGCGCAGAACGAGCGCATCCTCGAGCTGGGCGCCGAGGGCAAGGTCGAGTGGCGGGGCGTGCGCCACATGCCCAACCTGCCCATTCCCGCGCGCAATTCGGAGCCCGAGCGCGAGGAGATGCACCGCGAGGTGGTCTCGTTGCGCAAGCGCGAGCCCGGCCTGAGCCTGAGCATCCCGCCGGCCCGGCCAAACACCGAGCGAGCCACCTTGTACGTGGCCACGGCGCGCAGGATCGACCGCCGCGCGGCCGAGACGCTGAAGACGCTCCTTTATCGCGCGCTGTGGCTGCACGGCCGCGACCTCTCCAACACCACCACGCTCGATGAATTGCGTGTCGTGGCGGGGCTGCCGGATCTATGCCCGGGCGACGCCGAGCGCAAGGTCGTCGAGCAATGGCAGAAGGAATGGGAAGAGGGCGGGTTCGACCGCCGGATCCCGGTGATGGTGTCGCCGCGCGGCGGGCGCCTGCTCGGCCTGGGTGAGCGTGGGCGGGTCGAGGTGTTCCTGCGATCGGGGATCCTGAGCGCCGAGGGCGGCGGGTACTGCGATTGA
- a CDS encoding NAD-dependent epimerase/dehydratase family protein produces MKVAVTGGSGLLGTLVLRALARDRAIKSIVSLDMRPPLVASAKLQIVQADVRDPDLARHFEGCDAVVHLAFVVTRHVDRALFEAVNVGGSENVFRAAAQAGVKQIVHASSIAAYGVVPGHPVPITEDTPRHFQAEFPYAATKYAVEAILDGFEPAHPDIAITRLRPSIILGRGMEHALGRSLAKGFMLDMGGPPMALVWGEDVADAVLLALKNKAKGAFNLSADEPRPASELAREAGLRALRVPRRLALSAAELGVWLERMGVGEADDPSWVRLPSATMVISSERAKRVLGWKPRCATARDVLRRHVEAVPGRVDRRIATFMRLVDMGGRKPPDPSRLRGISARVHLCLEGKGGGDFTIVVDNEQVRVERGAPRPPRSVVLLKAQTFLDLMAGREDPASAQIVGKVRIEGDPFAGFVLSGMIHGFRQQQHGPGSRAKIARALKMWFARGGSATAPR; encoded by the coding sequence ATGAAGGTCGCCGTCACCGGCGGTTCGGGCCTGCTCGGGACCCTCGTCCTGCGCGCGCTCGCGCGGGACCGGGCGATCAAATCGATCGTCTCGCTCGACATGCGACCGCCGCTCGTCGCCTCGGCCAAGCTCCAGATCGTGCAGGCCGACGTGCGCGATCCGGACCTCGCGCGCCATTTCGAGGGCTGCGACGCCGTCGTGCACCTGGCCTTCGTGGTCACGCGCCACGTCGACCGCGCGCTCTTCGAGGCGGTCAACGTCGGCGGCAGCGAGAACGTCTTCCGCGCGGCGGCCCAGGCGGGCGTGAAGCAGATCGTGCACGCCTCCTCGATCGCGGCCTACGGCGTCGTGCCCGGCCATCCCGTGCCGATCACCGAGGACACCCCGCGACATTTCCAGGCCGAGTTCCCCTACGCGGCCACCAAATACGCGGTGGAGGCCATCCTCGACGGCTTCGAGCCCGCGCACCCCGACATCGCGATCACGCGCCTGCGGCCCTCGATCATCCTCGGGCGGGGCATGGAGCACGCCCTCGGCCGCTCGCTCGCGAAGGGCTTCATGCTCGACATGGGCGGGCCTCCGATGGCGCTCGTCTGGGGCGAGGACGTCGCCGACGCGGTGCTTCTGGCGCTCAAGAACAAGGCGAAGGGCGCGTTCAACCTCTCCGCCGACGAACCGCGGCCCGCGAGCGAGCTCGCGCGCGAGGCGGGTTTGCGTGCCCTGCGCGTGCCGCGCCGCCTCGCCCTGTCCGCGGCCGAGCTCGGCGTGTGGCTCGAGCGCATGGGCGTCGGGGAGGCGGACGACCCGTCATGGGTGCGCCTGCCGTCGGCCACGATGGTCATCTCGAGCGAGCGCGCGAAGAGAGTCCTCGGCTGGAAGCCTCGCTGCGCGACGGCGCGCGACGTGCTCCGGCGTCACGTCGAGGCGGTGCCCGGCCGCGTCGATCGGCGCATCGCGACGTTCATGCGCCTCGTCGACATGGGAGGCCGCAAGCCGCCGGATCCGAGCCGGCTGCGGGGGATCTCGGCGCGCGTTCACCTCTGCCTCGAGGGCAAGGGCGGCGGCGATTTCACGATCGTCGTCGACAACGAGCAGGTCCGCGTCGAGCGCGGCGCGCCGCGTCCGCCGCGATCGGTGGTGCTCCTCAAGGCGCAGACCTTCCTCGACCTCATGGCCGGGCGCGAGGATCCCGCCTCGGCTCAGATCGTGGGCAAGGTGCGGATCGAGGGCGATCCGTTCGCGGGCTTCGTGTTGAGCGGGATGATTCACGGGTTCCGCCAGCAACAACACGGCCCGGGGAGCCGGGCGAAGATTGCGCGCGCCCTGAAAATGTGGTTCGCCCGTGGCGGCTCCGCGACGGCACCCCGGTAG